Proteins found in one Streptomyces sp. CB09001 genomic segment:
- a CDS encoding phosphotransferase, protein MEPAELRRAVEAGRTAASEQGLQADDVVVVHDSDRVVLRLLPCDVLARVAPSGHLPDSAFEVEVARRLTEAGAPVAELDPRTDPRVQVRDTFAISLWTYYAPVGPEIAPADYADALMRQHAALRRIDVDAPHFTDRVATALGSVDDPERSPELSDSDRGFLHDTLGGLSAEIGSDRARDQLLHGEPHPGNLLNTRRGPLFVDLATCCRGPVEFDLAHGPEKVAEHYAGADHTLTLRCRALNWALFSAWRWRRDDQMPDRDHWRAEGLDRVRAALDRI, encoded by the coding sequence GTGGAACCAGCGGAACTCCGCCGCGCAGTCGAGGCCGGCCGGACGGCCGCTTCGGAGCAGGGCCTCCAGGCCGACGACGTGGTCGTCGTCCACGACTCGGACCGCGTCGTGCTGCGTCTGCTGCCCTGTGACGTTCTCGCCCGGGTCGCGCCTTCAGGGCATCTGCCCGACTCCGCCTTCGAAGTGGAGGTCGCTCGGCGGCTCACCGAAGCCGGTGCTCCGGTGGCCGAGCTCGACCCTCGGACCGACCCCAGGGTTCAGGTGCGGGACACCTTCGCCATCTCGCTCTGGACCTACTACGCACCGGTGGGGCCGGAGATCGCGCCGGCCGACTACGCGGACGCGCTCATGCGGCAGCACGCCGCCCTGCGCCGGATCGACGTGGACGCACCGCACTTCACCGACCGGGTGGCCACGGCACTGGGAAGCGTGGACGACCCGGAGCGGTCACCCGAGCTGTCCGACTCCGACCGGGGATTCCTCCACGACACACTCGGTGGCCTCAGTGCCGAGATCGGCTCCGACCGGGCACGCGACCAACTGCTGCACGGCGAGCCGCACCCGGGAAACCTCCTGAACACGCGCCGAGGCCCGCTCTTCGTCGACCTCGCCACGTGCTGCCGCGGGCCGGTCGAGTTCGACCTCGCCCATGGGCCCGAGAAGGTGGCGGAGCACTACGCGGGCGCCGATCACACGCTGACGCTCCGGTGCCGCGCGCTGAACTGGGCGCTGTTCTCCGCCTGGCGCTGGCGCCGGGACGACCAGATGCCCGACCGGGACCACTGGCGGGCGGAAGGGCTCGACCGGGTCCGAGCCGCACTCGACCGGATCTGA
- a CDS encoding GNAT family N-acetyltransferase: MADWRVRTASAADVEAVAELRALVLRADLERLGRYDARRVRQRLRDGFVPAHTRVIEVGGAFAGCVSLRPAEDAHWLEHFYLDPRVQGGGIGTAVLRELLERCDREGTLVRLNVLRGSPARRLYERHGFAVESEDPVDVFMVRPARPTAYAPGDRGEEAEPAHPEDFPARQADRGEQ; this comes from the coding sequence ATGGCGGATTGGCGCGTTCGGACGGCTTCGGCGGCGGACGTCGAGGCGGTGGCCGAGTTGCGCGCCCTGGTGCTGCGGGCGGATCTGGAGCGGCTCGGGCGGTACGACGCGCGGCGGGTGCGGCAGCGGCTGCGGGACGGGTTCGTCCCGGCGCACACCCGGGTGATCGAGGTGGGCGGCGCGTTCGCCGGGTGCGTGTCGCTGCGGCCGGCCGAGGACGCCCACTGGCTGGAGCACTTCTATCTGGACCCGCGGGTGCAGGGCGGCGGCATCGGTACGGCCGTGCTGCGCGAGCTGCTGGAACGGTGCGACCGCGAGGGCACGCTGGTCCGGCTGAACGTGCTGCGGGGCAGTCCCGCCCGGCGGCTGTACGAACGGCACGGATTCGCCGTGGAGAGCGAGGATCCGGTGGACGTGTTCATGGTGCGCCCCGCACGGCCCACCGCCTACGCGCCGGGAGACAGGGGTGAGGAGGCCGAGCCGGCCCACCCCGAGGATTTCCCCGCCCGGCAGGCGGACCGGGGTGAGCAGTAG